From a single bacterium genomic region:
- a CDS encoding VanZ family protein, whose amino-acid sequence MLFQNFDKVLHFGAFALLSTLAYYAVSGAYPLISTILIPSVVGGLVEYFQSKLPYRKASIADFIADLAGCITVFLAFALYRRYCASREHRHRN is encoded by the coding sequence ATGCTTTTTCAAAATTTCGATAAAGTCCTTCATTTTGGTGCTTTTGCGTTACTTTCGACATTAGCTTATTACGCTGTCAGCGGCGCATATCCTCTTATATCTACTATCCTTATTCCATCGGTAGTTGGTGGACTTGTTGAATACTTTCAGTCAAAATTACCCTATCGTAAGGCAAGCATTGCAGACTTTATTGCCGACCTAGCCGGATGCATAACTGTTTTCCTTGCTTTCGCTTTGTATAGGAGATACTGTGCGAGTCGCGAGCATAGACATAGGAACTAA